Proteins encoded in a region of the Elusimicrobiota bacterium genome:
- the fruA gene encoding PTS system fructose-specific EIIABC component, producing the protein MITETMKVLEFLDSASICLDIKSTSKQEAIAELCQILESNGKIKSADNVMVALMEREKLGSTGIGQGVAIPHGKTEATTTLVGALGISRKGIQFDSLDGEPVFVMFMLVAPNDSSGQHLKALARVSRLLKDKFFRQAVKEAKQTHEIEKIIREEDEY; encoded by the coding sequence ATGATAACGGAAACTATGAAAGTTCTTGAATTCCTCGATTCAGCATCAATTTGTTTGGATATTAAAAGCACGTCAAAACAAGAAGCCATCGCAGAGCTCTGTCAGATACTTGAGTCCAACGGAAAGATAAAAAGTGCAGACAATGTGATGGTGGCGCTCATGGAACGTGAAAAATTAGGGTCAACCGGAATTGGCCAAGGAGTGGCCATACCCCATGGGAAAACAGAAGCGACCACCACCTTGGTTGGGGCGCTTGGAATTTCGCGAAAGGGAATTCAATTCGATTCCTTGGATGGAGAACCGGTGTTTGTGATGTTTATGTTGGTCGCTCCCAATGATTCCAGTGGACAACATCTGAAAGCATTGGCCCGCGTTTCCCGCCTCCTCAAAGATAAATTCTTCCGCCAGGCTGTAAAAGAAGCCAAACAAACTCACGAAATAGAAAAAATCATTCGAGAAGAAGACGAGTACTAA
- the hprK gene encoding HPr kinase/phosphorylase, protein MSQLTIKEFFDSCADDLKLEWISGKTGETRIVNVSDINRPGLSLAGYFEFFRSERIQILGQGEYAYLQTLDNARRLDVLGKVFSFKDLPCVILTHGHEPTAEILEQSNRNNIPVFKTQLTTAHLVRELSVYLERRLAPMVMMHGVLTVVYSLGVLIMGDSGSGKSECGLELVKRGHILVSDDVVEVRHHPGDILIGSAGPLLKHYMEVRGLGIIDVKQVFGVSSVKESARIELVVRLETEKGDGEYERIGLEDKTKNILGVQIPEVVLPLRPGRNVAVLLEVAALNQRLKQDGVFAARDLNQQLLEKMAREKEKGVKG, encoded by the coding sequence TTGAGCCAACTCACGATTAAAGAGTTTTTTGATTCCTGCGCAGATGACCTGAAGCTGGAATGGATTTCCGGGAAAACAGGTGAAACTCGGATCGTTAATGTCAGTGACATCAACCGCCCCGGGTTGTCGTTGGCCGGATATTTCGAGTTTTTTAGATCGGAACGAATTCAAATTCTCGGCCAGGGAGAATATGCCTATCTTCAAACTTTGGACAACGCCCGTCGCCTCGATGTCCTTGGAAAAGTGTTTTCTTTTAAAGATTTACCCTGTGTTATTTTAACCCATGGTCATGAGCCCACCGCTGAAATTCTCGAACAATCCAACCGCAACAACATTCCTGTTTTTAAAACACAGTTAACAACCGCTCATTTGGTGAGAGAATTGTCGGTTTATTTGGAACGGCGTTTGGCTCCAATGGTGATGATGCATGGCGTGTTAACGGTGGTGTATAGCCTTGGAGTTTTAATCATGGGAGATTCCGGCAGCGGAAAATCCGAGTGTGGTCTTGAGCTCGTTAAAAGAGGACATATTCTTGTATCGGATGACGTGGTGGAAGTTCGACATCATCCCGGAGACATTTTAATTGGATCGGCGGGTCCTTTGCTGAAGCATTATATGGAAGTCAGAGGGTTGGGAATTATTGACGTTAAACAAGTCTTTGGCGTTAGCTCAGTAAAAGAGAGCGCACGCATTGAGTTGGTTGTTCGCCTCGAAACCGAAAAAGGGGACGGCGAGTACGAACGAATTGGATTGGAAGACAAGACGAAAAATATTTTAGGAGTGCAAATTCCTGAGGTTGTGTTGCCACTTCGCCCCGGTCGAAACGTGGCCGTGTTGTTGGAAGTGGCGGCTTTAAATCAACGGCTGAAACAAGATGGAGTTTTCGCGGCGCGAGACCTCAATCAACAATTGTTGGAAAAAATGGCGCGAGAAAAGGAAAAGGGAGTCAAAGGCTGA
- a CDS encoding Nucleotide-binding protein, with protein MALNALEDLGIFCVDNLPLQLLPKLVDLYHESGIHLKQIAVGIDVRVGVLLDEITKSLQDLSRRGITYQIIFLEANDEVLTRRFSETRRRHPLGMSLGGGIREERRRTKALREISDRIIDTSQSNPNQFKEILARAIRLQKTRKMSITVTSFGYKYGIPMDADIVLDVRFLPNPNYKPSLKRLTGLHPRVSKFVISQRLTRKFLDSVKTMLDLTVPQYALEGKSYLTLAIGCTGGRHRSVALAEMLKNYLAMKKFPVRIVHRDIGA; from the coding sequence GTGGCTCTTAACGCGCTTGAAGATTTAGGAATTTTTTGCGTCGATAACCTTCCATTACAGCTCCTGCCCAAGTTGGTTGACCTCTATCATGAAAGTGGCATCCATTTAAAGCAAATTGCTGTGGGCATTGATGTGCGGGTCGGGGTGTTGCTCGATGAAATTACCAAGTCCCTCCAGGACTTATCTCGCCGCGGAATTACCTACCAGATCATATTTCTTGAGGCCAATGATGAGGTTTTAACCCGTAGATTTTCTGAGACCAGGCGTCGCCATCCGCTGGGGATGTCATTGGGCGGCGGTATTCGAGAAGAACGACGCAGAACCAAAGCGCTTCGTGAAATTTCCGATCGAATTATCGATACCTCACAATCAAACCCCAATCAATTTAAAGAAATTTTGGCGCGGGCCATTCGACTCCAGAAAACCCGGAAAATGTCTATTACGGTAACTTCTTTTGGCTATAAGTATGGGATTCCCATGGATGCCGATATTGTGTTGGACGTAAGATTCCTGCCCAATCCCAATTACAAACCGAGTTTAAAGCGGTTGACGGGCCTCCATCCGCGGGTTTCCAAGTTTGTAATATCGCAAAGATTGACGAGAAAATTTCTTGACTCAGTTAAGACCATGTTGGACTTGACGGTTCCCCAATATGCTTTGGAGGGGAAAAGTTATTTAACTTTGGCGATTGGTTGCACGGGAGGCCGTCATCGAAGCGTGGCGCTGGCTGAAATGCTGAAAAATTATTTGGCGATGAAAAAGTTTCCTGTGCGTATTGTTCATCGCGACATCGGAGCGTAA
- the manX gene encoding PTS system mannose-specific EIIAB component, which produces MIGILILTHGAFGEDMLKTACGIMHETEKTAALNLSRRLDFPTLRKRVSETITGLNADGGVLVLIDAYGGTSYNTSLPLMSTFPISLVTGVNLPMVLSALTNRQRMMLDALAKKVSEDAKKTISVLSGTNVPAS; this is translated from the coding sequence ATGATCGGAATTTTAATCTTAACCCACGGCGCTTTTGGCGAAGATATGCTTAAAACGGCTTGTGGCATTATGCATGAAACGGAAAAGACGGCGGCCCTCAACTTGTCTCGGCGGTTGGATTTCCCGACGCTTCGAAAACGGGTTTCGGAAACCATCACCGGTTTAAATGCCGATGGAGGCGTCTTGGTTTTGATTGATGCTTATGGCGGAACCTCATACAACACGTCGCTTCCGCTTATGTCAACATTTCCCATCTCGCTAGTGACCGGCGTCAATTTACCCATGGTACTTTCGGCTCTCACGAATCGACAAAGAATGATGTTGGACGCTTTGGCAAAAAAAGTGTCAGAAGACGCCAAAAAAACAATTTCAGTTTTATCTGGAACCAACGTTCCCGCCAGCTGA
- the ptsH gene encoding Phosphocarrier protein HPr, with amino-acid sequence MVQKEYTISNRLGLHARPASLFVKTTSRYTSQVKIYKDDREIDGKSIMGLLMLAAGPGTVLLIKAEGPDESDVIKALDDLFQRHFDDDAEGE; translated from the coding sequence ATGGTTCAAAAAGAATACACCATCAGCAACCGTTTGGGCCTGCATGCCAGACCAGCTTCGTTGTTCGTGAAAACAACGAGCCGATATACTTCTCAAGTGAAAATTTATAAGGACGACAGGGAAATAGATGGGAAAAGCATCATGGGGCTCTTGATGTTGGCGGCAGGACCCGGAACCGTTCTTTTAATTAAGGCCGAGGGGCCGGATGAATCTGATGTTATCAAGGCGTTGGATGATTTATTTCAACGACATTTTGATGATGACGCGGAAGGAGAGTAG
- the ptsI gene encoding Phosphoenolpyruvate-protein phosphotransferase: MAASDGIAIGPAFIMEDEDVAIPRWEVPKDRVKSELARFRYALGRTKDEMSSIHNKALKVFGKSHAKLMDAYLLILNDPFLNKDVIKIIETDRVNAEYALTQVIDRTIKVMENFEDEYFRDRKYDIMDVGHKILRHLMGHEKKTLHSIKEPSVVLAHNLTPTDTMNLKDHMAIGFATNIGGKTSHAALLAQSMTIPAVVGMRDVTSRVRTGDMVIVDGHEGIVIVKPDEATVARYRADQKRRLDEEKRLEKLRDLPAQTVDGHRVTLAANIEVSEDVKVALKQGAEGIGLFRTEFLFLNRKSAPTEEEQYQSYRHAVRASVPFPVIVRTLDLGGDKLTPLGLGGMSPESNPFLGLRGIRLCLKFPEIFKTQLRAILRASVDGKIKIMYPMVSGLDELRAANSLLQEVKSEMRSSLIPFDESMEVGMMVEVPSAALMVDILAREVDFFSLGTNDLIQYTLAVDRVNENVVNLYQPLHLAVLRLIDQTVKAGHNIGSKWVGVCGEMASEPDLVPILVGLDIDELSVSPSAVPKVKEVIRSTSYADCVQLTRNVMNASSVEAAQRILRLFAMQQKHSALPAVP, encoded by the coding sequence GTGGCCGCGTCTGATGGTATTGCCATCGGTCCTGCTTTCATTATGGAAGATGAAGATGTTGCCATTCCCCGGTGGGAGGTTCCCAAAGATCGCGTCAAAAGCGAGTTGGCACGTTTTCGATATGCCTTGGGTCGGACCAAAGATGAGATGTCCTCTATTCATAACAAAGCACTCAAGGTTTTCGGGAAATCTCATGCGAAGCTCATGGACGCCTACCTGCTCATTCTCAATGATCCCTTCCTCAACAAAGATGTCATAAAAATTATTGAAACAGACCGGGTCAACGCTGAATATGCATTAACACAGGTCATCGACCGGACCATCAAAGTCATGGAAAATTTTGAAGATGAGTATTTCCGTGACCGAAAATACGACATCATGGACGTGGGGCATAAAATTTTGCGTCATTTGATGGGGCACGAAAAGAAAACCCTCCATTCCATCAAAGAACCCTCAGTGGTCCTGGCGCACAATCTGACCCCCACAGACACCATGAATCTCAAAGATCACATGGCCATCGGGTTTGCCACCAATATTGGCGGTAAAACGTCTCACGCCGCGCTGTTGGCTCAGTCCATGACGATTCCCGCTGTTGTTGGAATGCGAGATGTGACCAGTCGGGTTCGTACGGGCGATATGGTTATCGTCGATGGTCATGAAGGTATTGTCATTGTTAAACCCGATGAAGCCACGGTGGCCAGGTACCGGGCTGACCAAAAACGAAGGCTGGATGAAGAAAAACGTCTGGAAAAACTCCGTGATTTGCCCGCTCAGACAGTGGATGGTCACCGCGTGACTTTGGCCGCCAATATTGAGGTGTCAGAGGATGTAAAGGTGGCCTTGAAACAGGGGGCAGAAGGAATCGGCCTTTTTAGAACAGAATTTTTATTCCTCAATCGAAAATCAGCTCCCACTGAAGAAGAGCAGTATCAAAGTTATAGGCACGCTGTTCGCGCTTCGGTGCCATTTCCCGTCATTGTGCGTACACTCGATTTGGGAGGGGATAAATTAACTCCATTGGGATTGGGAGGAATGTCTCCGGAAAGCAATCCCTTCCTTGGGCTTCGAGGAATTCGACTTTGTTTGAAATTTCCAGAAATCTTCAAGACACAATTAAGAGCCATTTTGCGGGCATCGGTCGACGGGAAAATTAAAATCATGTATCCCATGGTTTCAGGGTTGGATGAACTGAGAGCCGCGAATTCCCTATTGCAAGAAGTCAAAAGCGAGATGCGCTCAAGCCTGATCCCTTTCGATGAATCGATGGAGGTGGGCATGATGGTAGAGGTCCCCTCGGCGGCTTTAATGGTGGATATTTTGGCTCGCGAGGTTGACTTTTTTTCGCTCGGGACCAACGATTTAATTCAATACACCTTGGCCGTGGACCGAGTGAATGAAAATGTGGTGAATTTATATCAACCACTCCACTTAGCGGTTCTCCGCCTGATCGATCAAACCGTCAAGGCGGGCCACAACATCGGGAGCAAATGGGTGGGTGTTTGCGGTGAAATGGCCTCAGAACCTGACTTGGTCCCTATCTTGGTCGGGTTGGATATTGATGAACTCTCTGTTTCGCCCAGTGCGGTTCCAAAAGTCAAAGAAGTGATTCGTTCCACCAGTTATGCCGATTGTGTTCAGTTGACGCGCAACGTGATGAACGCGTCCAGTGTTGAAGCCGCTCAGCGCATATTGCGTTTGTTTGCCATGCAACAAAAACATTCTGCGCTTCCCGCCGTTCCTTAA